The Candidatus Hinthialibacter antarcticus genomic sequence CAGGTTTTCCGTCAAAGACTAACACCGTTTCGGGACTAATATTGGTGGCATTGGAAAAGAAAAATATATATCGTCCATCTCCGCTGATCGTTAAAAATCTTACATCAGCATTGGCCTCATTCCCCTCCTCATCGGCTGAGAGTAATTTCACTTCTCGGGATTCACGGTCATACAAATACGCCATTATAGGGCTTTTAAAATCAGTTATATTTTTTGTGAACACGATAAATCGTCCATCATCACTAATGTCGAATTCGCTTGGTCTACCATAAAGGGGGGCGCCCTGGTCATTGCGCCAGTAGTCGCCTAATTGGCCTTTTTCAATATCATAAATAAAAAATCCCCAATCGAGGAATTCTTGGCTCTCTGGAATGATCAGCGGGTCTTTGGAACGGCAAAGTATTTTTGCATTGTTAAAGAATTTAAACGTATAACCCATTGATAATATTTTGTTGTCATCATACAAGTTGGTGAATGTAAGTTTGTTTTTCACTCGATCATAGTGATAGATGTTTTCCAGGTAGATGTTTTGAATAGACGGAATGGCGTCTGTCACATTTGAAATGTAAGCAACGGCGGAGGCATCAGGCGACAACTGGCCATACAGCGCATTGGCCTTTAACATTTGGCTGCCGTCTTCTTTCACCGAAACCCGCTCAATCTCGCCGCTTTCGCGGTCATACAAAAATTGGTCATAGCCATAGGTAAACTTCAATGGCCCCAAAAATGTTTCGCCAACCGATTTCTCTCTATTGGTGTCATCATCAACGATCCCATTCTCATGGCTATAAAAAAGAACATACCGTCCGTCACTAGAGATATCGCTGGGAAACGAGTAACCGACCGCGCTGCCGTCTGGGTATTTTGAAATCAATTCATACTCAATTTCGACCGCACATACAGAAAGATAACTGACAATGAATAATAACGAGATAATGAACGCTATTTGTTTCATGATTTATGCTCCTTTTAAGATAGTGCGGTCGAGAGATATCCCCCGACCGCACTGATACACAAGCAATATCAAACTGGCTCAATTATGATGACAATTCTTGCCATATCGTGTTGATCTAAGTAGGCTCCTTGATCATAATCGATTGCGAAATAGAGCTTGCCGACGCCATATTCATGTTCAGGATGATAAATAGGCATTTCTTCGTCGTAGCCGTCTGAACCAATAATACTGGGGTAGGCTATTTGATAATTTGATGACGGCGCTAATAACAAAAAGCCTTCAGACCACTCTGTGATTGGATCCCCATCCGAAACATGCATATAGATCGCGCCATTCGCGTCGCCTGGATAGTCGCCGGTACAGACCATGACGTACATATTGAGCGCTTCGTTGTAGTGGACCGACGGAAACGCCCTCCATCCGCCTTCTTGAAATGGCAAAATCGAAGTGGAATACCACTCTTCAAAATTTCCAGATGGTACGCCTAACCATTCGTTATCATCATAGGCGTCATCATCGTCAGCGTCATAATATTTGTGCCATTGATTATAGACTGACCCAACACGCAGGCGGTCGATGTAATGGGCGCCGATTCGCGCAACGCATATATTGTCAAGGTAATTTGTGTCCGTTCCCCCAACAACAGGGAATCCTAAAGATGTGTATGGAGTAGGGAAATATTCAATTCCAGTGGAGTATAAATTCAGCCATCGGGTATAGAACATGTAATATATGCTGCCGATTTTGATGACGCTTGGCGCGCCTGCGCCGACCAATTCACGTTGCCCGTCCTCCGTGGCAAGTCCGATTAGTTCGCTCGTTTCAGGCTGAAAACAACGGATCATTTCAATTGAGTTACCGGTTCCAATGCGGCTGAAGTTGTGAGGATCGTTCGCTGTTGTTGAGCGGGCGTAACCAACGCGTCTATATCCGGTATGGTCATCCTCTGCACCATATCTATCAAATGGAGAAGCATTTTCATAAAAATCTTCTGCATGATAAAAGGCGTGAATATACCAGTTGTTGTCGTAAGCATTAGTTGCCCCAAATGATGAGCAGATTCCGCTGTAGTTATACCAAACGCTATCATCATTATATGGCGAGTCTAAGATATATGTGGGTGTCCCGCTGGTTCGATAAACATTATTATCGATATCGCTTGCGCCGATGGCAAAAAAACTTTGCGTGGTCGACTCAATTAAAATTGATCCCCAAGTATCAGGCGACGCGTCGAGAGTTGCATGAGTCGACGCATACCAAGTCGAACCAATCTTGAATGTGTTCAGCGCATTATCTGGAATTTGGGCCAAGTCGTGGATCGGTGTATCCTCAACAGAACCCATAAGAATATCGGGCGTAGTGGTTTGAATGACAGCGTTGTTGACGCGATATACGGCTCCGCTAGAGGTTTCTACTTTGGGATCAGCCCAGCGAATATCAAACGTCATCCCGATGATCGAGAGTTTTGTCCAGCGCCCTTTTTGCGTCGCGACAACGTGTTTTGGAACTCGTGAAACAAGATCAATTCTCACTTCGCGTCCGGTCCACTCACTTAAATTGCATACAATTCCTTGTGCGGTAAATTGTTCAGACTCAATCTTAAATACTTTTCTATGCGTGTTCGGCGAGAGCGGCTCGCTCTCAAACCGATGGCTGAATTGCCAACTTTCGGGAGCGTCCTTGGGGCGTTCATATACATCGATATGAAATTCGGCGGGGCTTTCTTTGCCTTCAGAATCCAAGAACAAATCATAACCAGCCTGTAGTTGGATTCTTTTATATTCTTGAGGAAGATGAACAGTGTAAGCGCCACGGACTTCAGAATCATCCTGGCCAAACGTTAGTTCTAAATCGACGTCAATCGTTGGCGCTTTCGTGTTCGGGTCAATGTACAGTTCGTCGCTTAGTGATTGCCCCGAGCCATTGATCCCGCCAAGTTTAATCCCCTTGTCCACGCGGCCGCCGAATGCGCTTCGCTGTCCTAATTCCATGGTTTCCTCGCTGGTGCTTGACCAAGCCCCATCGGAATAGTCGAGGATGAGGTTTTTAACCGTTTTGATACTATGTTTTCCCCTGTTTTCGCTGCCAAGCGTCTTTCCAATGCTAGTCTGATTTCCAAACAATATCACAACCCCCAATAAACAACACAAAGCAGTTACGGTTCGATGGTCTGTTCTCATGATGCCTATCCTTTTCTTGGGTGTATTTGTAGGGTTCATTATGAAGAACCCATTTATAATATTTTATATATCACAATATTAATTTTCCATCAATATAATATTTATTAAATTTATAATAAGTTACATATAAAATTATATTGAAATCAATGAATGCTCTTTTTGGCGGTTTGCTTATTTGGATTGGGACGCCGCTTTTTTTTGTTACAAGCCGCTAGACACCCGCGTTGTTCTCTTTAAGAATGTAGAGGCGGAGGGGACAACATGGCAAAACAAAAACGGCCCTGGCGCTTTTTGATCGAAGGCGTCGTTGTTGGTTTTATTCTTGCGGTGATACTTCTTGTCGCCGTACCGCGCATGTTGCGCGAGCAGCAGCGTTACGCCAGCCACCATCCAGATACATCAACCACCAGCATTACGCACACTGGCGACCCGTTTCATATCGCCATCTTTGGACGCGGCTATTTCGAGTTTGCGCTGCCGGACGGAAAAGTCGCCTATAGTCGCATATCAGAATTTAAATCAGAGCAAGGGCGGTTGCTCAGCATTCATGGCTACCCGATATCAAACATTGCGAATGGCGCATTGAACATACGCTATAGCATTTGGCCTGACGGCTTTATTTATAATCAATCGGGACGATCTTTTAAATCCGATTTACAAAATTCAATCCCCGTTTTTTTATTTGAAGATTCGGGCCAGTTAGAAGACATGGGCGACGGCTATTACCGTCCGACGGCTGGCAGCGGCAAACCAATCAAAGTGAAACCGTTTGCTCATACCGGTGGAGGTATTTTGCTGCAAGGCTGGAAGTTGGAACGCACCTCACATTATGGAACCCCTCCTCACCAAATGGTGAATGAGAATCACAACGGGCTTCGCGATTATCCGAATGAGGCGATCATTGAAAGCGACGCTGCAAATATGTACGCAATTGAAGGACGGGGTTTTGCGGCGCTGCTGACGCCGGACGGTCGATTGGGATACACCCGTGTTTTACGTCTCGCGCAAACGCCGCAAGGGCATGTTGTCCGCGCGTTCCCGCCAACCAAGCCCTATCAAAAATTCACGTATGCCGGAGAACTCGAAAAAACAGATACTGCGAGTTATCCATTTTTAGTGGGATTGCCAATCGTACGTAAATTGATCGAAGACAGTTCCGGCCCGTTGGCGGTGCGCGCCAATCCGTTTGCTTATGCAAAACCGCTCAGCGACCAAGAGGAAATTATTTCAATTTCGATGCAGTACGGCGTCCGGCGCGGTCATCATCCGTATGCGTTTCAAAATCAGGAAGGCGTATGGTACGCGTTACAAACTTCACCGGAAAATGGAATGAAGAACGTCGATGATTTTACCGTATTGACCAATGAATTGGGCCGTCCGTTTCTCGTTCCTCAGGCGGAATATTGCTTGTCGCTAGCAGACATTGAAAGCATCCAGTTGTTTGATTTTGATAACCCAAAAGCGCTTCAGTATCGCTTAAACGGCGTCTATGCGCCAACGGACCGCTCCGGCCCCGCGACGCTGCTTTCTCCACAAGCCGCCGGGAAATTAAAGCGTGGGTCTATCAATCAAGTGGAGGCGCTGACGCCATGAGACGCCCACGTTATGGTTCGCAGTCTTTGACGTACTTCGCAATTGGCTTGGTGATCGGCGTTGCGGCGGCGTTAGTGTTTCGCACAATTTATCATGCCGCCAACATACCGGAGGCGCGGCGGCTGTTTCCTGATACGGCGCCGCAATATCTCGAAGAAACCGGAAATCCGCTCGACCTCGCTATTAACGGCCCCGGGTTTTTCGCATTTGAAGATGAAAACGGCAACTGGGTATTTAGTCGCGAGTCTGGGTTTGTTATCAACAAAGACGGAAAACTCGCGAGCGAACATGGTTATCAGTTGGTTTCAAGAGGGACTATTCGGCCTGCGCTTGTCGGCAGCGTGGCAGCGAAGCCAAAGATCGGCTCAAAATATAATCCTGAAGACATTCACATAGATAACAGTGGTATGGCTTGGATCATTCACCCCGCATCAAAGATCGCCCAGCCGCTTCGGAACATTCCACTCTATCGTTTTCCATCACAAAAGAACTATGTGTGGGGCGGAGAACACTTTTGGTTTGGTCGTCCACCGGGTGAGACGCCAATTGAAATCTCTGCTGCTCTCTCACCGGTAGAACCCATGATCTGGCAGGGATATCGCTTAAGAAGCGGCCCGCCGCCGGGAGAGAAAAACCCCTTTAACGTGAATGGGCCGTATCACAACGGCCCCAAAAATATTTTGGGTGAAAACCTAATCAAGACAGACCGAGAATTAGACTATGGAATTTCTGGTGACGCTTTTGTTGCAGTCAATCTGGCGGCGGAACGATTGACTCCGGCGAGAACCCCCGTCTCAAATTTCGTAGGTTTCACTCGATGGGTATCACTGGATGAAGATAAAAATGGAAAATTGGAGAGAAAATTTTCTGGACGTCTTCTCTCTTCTCAAACGCCGTTGAAGCCGATGCAAAGATTGCATTTGACAGAAAATGTCCCTTTGATTACGAAGATTGAAATTGAATCTATTGCCCGTTCAAACCAGACTTCAAGTATGGAGCCGCCTGATGGATTTATCGCCCCGACATTGGGGGTTCCTACTTTGGATGCCGATTTGTATAACGAAAAATTTGGCGAGGAACCTTTTCGGCTGGTCGCGAGAGAAGGGGAAGTGGACGCCAATACAATTGATGAGATCGAACTCTACCGTTTCGCCAATCCACAAAATTTGCATTATATTCGCAGCGGCGTCTATACGGCGAACGATCTGTCCGGCCCGCCGATTGCGGTTCCAAAAGACGAATCCAGAGGGATGTTAAAACAAGGATACTTGAATGACGTTGAGCGCTTGAAGCCGTAGCTAGGCGCTTGGCTCTAACTTGCCAATGCGTTCAAAGTCATAGCCGCGCAAGGTGCGTTCGACGACATTATTGCAGCCAAAGGCGCACAAGTTTTGTTTGCCCACTCGAACGCGTTCCAACGCTGAGACGATGAATGGAACGCTGTCAAAAGCGACCGCTGCCAGTTCTGAGCAATCAAGCGCCAACTTTTTGGGGCGGTTTTTACCTAACGCTTCAATTTTGCGGCTGAATTCAATGGCGTCGGGTTTTTTCATCACGCCCACAATTTTTATTACGACGCAATCTTCATTTTCAGTGATCTCAACCTTCATGCCTGTCTCCAATAATTCCAATGAATGTGATACGCCCCTCATGATTACTAGAGGGGCGCTTGCTTTTTGATTATACACCGAATGACTTGAATCAGGCGTTATTTCATTGCGGGAACCGGGCCGGCGGGGATCGCCAACATGCGGTTGATTGCCGTCAGCGCTTTTTTGGCGATATCGGGATCAACATGAATTTCGTGTTGTTCATATTTGAGGCTGTCGCGAATTTTTTCTAACGTAATGCGGCGCATGTGCTCGCAGTGCATACTGCAAGACCGTACAAACTCCACCTGCGGAAATTCGCTGGCGAGGTTCGCCGCCATTTCACATTCCGTCGCGAGAAAAACCTTTTTCAGTTGCGGACGGTCTTGGATGTACTGTCCCATTTGCGATGTGCTGCCGCAGTAGTCCGATTCGGCGACAACGTCCGGCGGGCATTCCCAGTGGACCAGGACAGCGGCGTCCGTTGAGCCTTTTGGGATGTTATGTTGTTCGCGAATTTGGGTGATGTGTTCCGGCCTGAATTTCTCGTGCACTTCGCAGCGCCCAAACTTGTCGTCGTACTTACCGGGGTAGATCAGCTCAATGCCGGAAGTTTCCAACTCATCGCTGATGTTTGCGCCCATCAGCGAATCCGGGAAAAAGATCACTTTATCCGAGCCGAACTCTTTGGCTGCGTGCATGACGACTTTCACGCAATTGGATGAAGTGCAGCAATAATCAGAAACGGCTTTGATATTTGCGTAGCTGTTGATGTAGGTTACGACCGGAGCGCCGGGATACTGGCGGCGGTATTCAAGCACTTCTTCGGGGCCAAATGGGTCAGCTAAACTGCAACCTGCGTCATAGTCTGCGATCAATACTTTTTTGTCAGGGCTGAGAATTTTGGCGGTCTCCGCCATAAAGCGGACGCCGTCAAAAAGAATGATCGGGTTTTCGGCTTCCGCCGCCCGACGGCTGAGCGCGAGCGAGTCGCCGCGTTCATTGATGCCAGACAGCTGGTATACCAACGGCGCCATATAATTATGACCGAGAATCAGCGCATTCTTTTCGTCGCGAAGACGCAAAATTTCATCAATCAGTTCCCGCTTGGCAAGGAACTCTAAATGTTGATCGGGAACCGCCTTTAACGATTGGTCGATGGCGTCCAATTGAACCGGCATCGTTTCCTCTCCAAATAAATTCACACAACGACTGCGCGAAGAGTGGCGCGTCATGTGAATGGTTAATCTTCTTCTAACAATAGTATAGTCTATTTGATATTTTTTACTGCGGCTATGTCTACTATGCAGGTTGGTTTGAGGTTCTTTTAGAATTGTTCCTTTTCACTCTACGTCAGATTTAATCCTTTCTTGCTTGTTTTTAATTTCAGCCTACTATTACTATCAGTAGACGCAGGAGGGCTAAATGTTACACCGCAAGTTGTGGGATGATAATCAGAAAAAAGCAAAAGCCTGCTTGCAACATCCATTTGTGGTGGGGCTTGGTTCCGGCTCATTGCCAATGGATGCATTTAAGCGGTATGTCGCGCAGGATGCTTTTTTCTTGCAGGCGTTTTTGCAAGCCTACGCTGTCTGCGCTGCAAAGTGCGAATCGCTTGAGCATATCAAAGCCTTTCATGGATACATGGGCGGCGCCCTGGACGAACTTAACCTCCATGCCCAATACGCCGAAACATTGGGTCTTGACCTCAGCAATGTCGTTCCATACCGCGCAACAAGCGCTTATACCGAATTTCTATTGCGAACGGCATGGCATGAACCGATTTCAGTCACAATAGCGGCGATGGTTCCTTGTATGAGGCTCTACGCTTACCTGGGCGCAGAGTTGCTTCATCAAAGCCATCCCAATCATCCATATCACCAATGGATCGAAACGTATTCCAGCGATGAGTTTCAAGCGTTGGCGAATGACATTGAAACCTTGCTGGATGTGATCGGGCAAGATACGCCGTCAGTGCGGCAGGCGTATCAATATGCAATGCAGTGTGAATATGACTTCTTTTCCGCTCCATTGGAGGAACCAAAATGAAACCGGTTGCGTTGACCATCGCGGGTTCCGACCCGTCCGGCGGGGCGGGGTTGCAGGCTGACTTGAAGACGTTTCATCAACACGGCGTCTATGGAATGAGCGTCGTTACCTTGTTGACCGTGCAAAATACGCAGTCGGTTGACGCCGTGCAAATGCTCGAGCCTGACTTCGTGTTGCAGCAGTTGAACGCCGTATTGAACGACATTCCTCCTACTGCAATCAAGACCGGGGCCTTAGGCGGCGCCGCGATGATCGAAGCCGTCGCGC encodes the following:
- the nadA gene encoding quinolinate synthase NadA; amino-acid sequence: MPVQLDAIDQSLKAVPDQHLEFLAKRELIDEILRLRDEKNALILGHNYMAPLVYQLSGINERGDSLALSRRAAEAENPIILFDGVRFMAETAKILSPDKKVLIADYDAGCSLADPFGPEEVLEYRRQYPGAPVVTYINSYANIKAVSDYCCTSSNCVKVVMHAAKEFGSDKVIFFPDSLMGANISDELETSGIELIYPGKYDDKFGRCEVHEKFRPEHITQIREQHNIPKGSTDAAVLVHWECPPDVVAESDYCGSTSQMGQYIQDRPQLKKVFLATECEMAANLASEFPQVEFVRSCSMHCEHMRRITLEKIRDSLKYEQHEIHVDPDIAKKALTAINRMLAIPAGPVPAMK
- a CDS encoding TenA family protein, producing the protein MLHRKLWDDNQKKAKACLQHPFVVGLGSGSLPMDAFKRYVAQDAFFLQAFLQAYAVCAAKCESLEHIKAFHGYMGGALDELNLHAQYAETLGLDLSNVVPYRATSAYTEFLLRTAWHEPISVTIAAMVPCMRLYAYLGAELLHQSHPNHPYHQWIETYSSDEFQALANDIETLLDVIGQDTPSVRQAYQYAMQCEYDFFSAPLEEPK